Proteins from a genomic interval of Uloborus diversus isolate 005 chromosome 4, Udiv.v.3.1, whole genome shotgun sequence:
- the LOC129220275 gene encoding pancreatic lipase-related protein 2-like — protein MMLYSLVVAVLLVHTQASLPKGENSDGSVDIYPYVIQSLRELKLKRLENVDPDGVQRASSVCYDELGCFDKDGTFKHLKQLPEPPESVNTHFLLYTRKNPHKPQIMDYTKPETVKKSNINPKAPVKFITHGFGGKNNLTWIWQMKSALLEKEDVNVIVIDWSLGARVPNYIAAAVNTELVGAQAAVLYYIIKDNFGIQEKDLHVIGFSLGAQVVGFIGKRMKEMRGTRPGRATGLDPASPLFEDYEDVHLSKEDADFVDVVHTNADSLLYGGVGMGKAVGHVDYYPNGGKRQPGCKSTIGGLFNDIFTGDNAKLCNHQRAAYLFTSSIRSERNCQFTTYKCDDYETFQKGECLSCQKDSCGKMGYKAEGSGTYYLVTKAEPPYCTDIMKLSVRFSKDIKKSYGVIVLTLTGPDGQKENITLPGKNDKLTPGDEKVLIMALEEKFTPIKEVTALYMKKSGWLAKGTDTFSIEIVSFLNSRGKYLFKTCTENIVLNDNEYKTLKPC, from the exons ATGATGCTATACAGCTTGGTAGTAG CGGTCTTATTGGTGCATACTCAGGCATCTCTTCCCAAAGGTGAAAATTCGGACGGCAGTGTAGATATCTATCCATACGTGATCCAGTCGTTGCGCGAGCTGAAGTTGAAACGGTTGGAAAACGTTGATCCAGATGGCGTCCAACGTGCATCCAGTGTGTGCTACGACGAGCTGGGCTGCTTCGACAAAGACGGCACTTTCAAACACTTGAAGCAGCTACCGGAGCCTCCGGAATCTGTGAACACTCACTTTCTGCTGTACACCAGGAAGAATCCCCATAAGCCCCAGATCATGGACTATACGAAACCAGAAACGGtgaaaaaaagtaacatcaatCCAAAAGCGCCCGTTAAGTTTATCACGCACGgctttgggggaaaaaataatttaacgtgGATCTGGCAAATGAAATCGGCCCTTCTGGAAAAG gaAGACGTAAATGTGATCGTTATCGACTGGAGCCTTGGGGCCCGCGTTCCAAACTACATAGCTGCAGCCGTGAATACGGAATTGGTTGGTGCTCAAGCAGCCGTCCTCTACTACATCATCAAGGATAATTTCGGGATTCAAGAAAAAGATCTGCACGTCATCGGGTTCAGCTTGGGAGCTCAGGTCGTCGGGTTCATAGGGAAACGAATGAAGGAGATGAGAGGCACGAGACCTGGAAGAGCAACAG GCCTGGATCCTGCAAGTCCGCTCTTTGAGGATTACGAAGATGTGCACTTGTCAAAGGAGGATGCAGATTTCGTAGACGTCGTCCACACCAACGCCGACAGTCTGCTGTATGGTGGCGTAGGAATGGGGAAAGCAGTTGGCCATGTGGACTATTACCCCAACGGTGGCAAGAGGCAACCAGGATGCAAAAGTACTATTGGGGGACTTTTTAACGACATTTTCA CTGGAGATAATGCGAAACTCTGCAACCACCAGCGAGCAGCATATCTCTTCACGTCCAGCATCCGCAGCGAGAGGAACTGCCAATTCACGACTTACAAGTGTGACGACTATGAGACCTTCCAGAAAGGCGAGTGCCTCAGCTGTCAGAAGGACAGTTGTGGAAAGATGGGTTACAAGGCAGAAGGGTCCGGAACTTACTATCTGGTGACAAAGGCAGAGCCACCCTATTGTA CTGATATCATGAAGCTAAGCGTTCGTTTTTCTAAGGACATTAAGAAATCTTATGGAGTGATTGTTCTGACTTTAACTGGACCTGATGGTCAGAAAGAAAACATAACATTACCTGG aaagaatGACAAATTAACTCCTGGAGATGAAAAGGTTTTAATAATGGCCCTGGAAGAGAAGTTTACACCTATAAAAGAAGTAACCGCCTtatacatgaaaaaaagcggatGGCTGGCAAAAGGGACGGATACATTTAGCATTGAAATTGTCTCGTTTTTAAACAGCCGAGGAAAATACCT TTTCAAAACCTGCAcagaaaatatagttttaaatgaCAATGAGTATAAAACTTTGAAGCCCTGTTGA